The proteins below are encoded in one region of Clostridium pasteurianum DSM 525 = ATCC 6013:
- the acpS gene encoding holo-ACP synthase — MILGVGIDIVEINRIRDAIEKNSLFLKKVYTQNEIEYLKSRNLRPEYAAGRFAAKEAVSKALGTGFMQFSIRDIEIDRNVKGKPVVILKGKAKQIANKFGDYKIHLSISHSKENAIAYAILEVI; from the coding sequence ATGATATTAGGTGTGGGCATAGATATAGTGGAAATAAATAGGATAAGAGATGCTATAGAAAAAAATTCATTGTTTTTGAAAAAGGTGTATACTCAAAATGAAATTGAATATTTAAAAAGCAGAAATTTGAGACCGGAATATGCAGCTGGAAGATTTGCGGCTAAAGAAGCTGTCTCAAAAGCCTTGGGAACTGGATTTATGCAGTTTAGTATTCGTGATATAGAGATAGATAGAAATGTTAAAGGAAAACCAGTAGTAATTTTAAAGGGAAAGGCAAAACAAATAGCAAATAAATTTGGTGATTATAAAATACATTTAAGCATATCTCATAGTAAAGAAAATGCAATAGCGTATGCTATATTAGAGGTGATTTAA
- a CDS encoding DUF6514 family protein → MNIVDVFTKSITNDEIEHKYEYRITKSNIEIYNYGVNNDVQSYGIEIERKDILNGKTINLERDSVYNISPHRHKVQQLTKLLYDNEVSPINAIEILGDYVDEYIIDFDNVLKEISIG, encoded by the coding sequence ATGAATATAGTTGATGTTTTTACTAAATCAATAACAAATGATGAAATTGAACATAAATATGAGTATAGGATAACAAAATCAAATATAGAGATTTACAATTATGGTGTAAATAATGATGTACAATCTTATGGAATTGAAATTGAAAGAAAAGACATACTAAATGGGAAAACTATTAATTTAGAGAGGGATTCTGTATATAATATAAGTCCTCATAGACATAAAGTACAGCAATTAACTAAGTTATTATATGATAATGAAGTTTCTCCAATAAATGCCATTGAAATTCTAGGTGACTATGTTGATGAATATATTATTGATTTCGATAATGTACTTAAAGAAATTTCTATTGGATAG